One genomic segment of Ricinus communis isolate WT05 ecotype wild-type chromosome 3, ASM1957865v1, whole genome shotgun sequence includes these proteins:
- the LOC8265779 gene encoding mRNA cap guanine-N7 methyltransferase 1 isoform X2 yields the protein MKRGYSESPSTSGDGPPKSRIRYTPQGEAHFSEDFVQKVADHYSARTNQTLEEREASPIIHLKKLNNWIKSVLVQLYARRGDAVLDLACGKGGDLIKWDKAKIGYYVGIDIAEGSIEDCRTRYNGDADHHQRRKKFSFPARLICGDCYEVRLDKVLADDAPFDICSCQFALHYSWSTEARARRALANVSALLRPGGTFIGTMPDANVIVKKLREAKGPVFGNSVYWIRFDEEYSEKKFKYSAPYGIKYKFHLEDAVDCPEWIVPFNIFKSLAEEYDLELVFVKNAHEFVHEYMKKPEFIDLMRRLGALGDGNQDQSTLSPDEWEVAYLYLAFVLKKRGQPDRTQTNSKRDKGKMHISKEDIMYINNV from the exons aTGAAACGAGGATACTCAGAGTCACCATCAACCTCTGGTGATGGCCCACCTAAGTCCAGAATTAGATATACGCCCCAAG GTGAAGCACATTTTTCTGAGGATTTTGTTCAAAAAGTCGCTGACCATTATAGTGCAAGGACAAATCAGACTCTAGAAGAAAGAGAAGCAAGTCCAATAATCCATTTAAAGAAACTTAATAATTGG ATAAAAAGTGTTTTAGTTCAACTTTATGCTCGTCGAGGGGATGCAGTTCTTGATCTTGCTTGTGGGAAG GGTGGAGATCTTATTAAATGGGATAAAGCAAAAATTGGATATTACGTTGGCATTGATATAGCTGAAGGCTCG ATAGAAGATTGCCGCACACGTTATAATGGTGATGCTGATCATCATCAGCGGCGTAAAAAGTTCTCGTTTCCTGCTCGCCTCATATGTGGGGATTGTTATGAg GTTCGCTTGGACAAAGTACTGGCAGATGATGCTCCTTTTGATATCTGCAGTTGTCAG TTTGCTTTGCATTATTCATGGTCTACTGAAGCACGTGCTAGGAGAGCCTTGGCCAATGTATCAGCCTTGCTCCGCCCAGGAGGCACCTTCATTGGAACAATGCCGGATGCCAATGTGATCGTCAAAAAACTTAGAGaag CTAAAGGACCGGTCTTTGGTAATAGTGTTTATTGGATACGCTTTGATGAAGAGTACTCTGAAAAG aaatttaaatattctgcCCCTTATGGTATCAAATACAAGTTCCACTTGGAG GATGCTGTTGACTGCCCCGAATGGATCGTCCCTTTCAACATCTTCAAATCGTTGGCGGAAGAG TATGATTTGGAGCTGGTTTTTGTGAAGAATGCACATGAATTTGTCCATGAGTATATGAAAAAACCAGAATTCATTGATTTAATGCGAAGGCTGGGTGCTCTGGGTGATGGTAACCAAGACCAAA GCACACTATCGCCAGATGAATGGGAAGTGGCTTACTTATACTTGGCATTTGTATTGAAGAAG CGTGGCCAACCAGATCGGACACAAACAAACAGTAAACGGGACAAAGGAAAGATGCATATATCAAAGGAGGACATCATGTACATTAACAATGTGTAA
- the LOC8265779 gene encoding mRNA cap guanine-N7 methyltransferase 1 isoform X1 produces the protein MKRGYSESPSTSGDGPPKSRIRYTPQGEAHFSEDFVQKVADHYSARTNQTLEEREASPIIHLKKLNNWIKSVLVQLYARRGDAVLDLACGKGGDLIKWDKAKIGYYVGIDIAEGSIEDCRTRYNGDADHHQRRKKFSFPARLICGDCYEVRLDKVLADDAPFDICSCQFALHYSWSTEARARRALANVSALLRPGGTFIGTMPDANVIVKKLREAKGPVFGNSVYWIRFDEEYSEKKFKYSAPYGIKYKFHLEDAVDCPEWIVPFNIFKSLAEEYDLELVFVKNAHEFVHEYMKKPEFIDLMRRLGALGDGNQDQNLGTLSPDEWEVAYLYLAFVLKKRGQPDRTQTNSKRDKGKMHISKEDIMYINNV, from the exons aTGAAACGAGGATACTCAGAGTCACCATCAACCTCTGGTGATGGCCCACCTAAGTCCAGAATTAGATATACGCCCCAAG GTGAAGCACATTTTTCTGAGGATTTTGTTCAAAAAGTCGCTGACCATTATAGTGCAAGGACAAATCAGACTCTAGAAGAAAGAGAAGCAAGTCCAATAATCCATTTAAAGAAACTTAATAATTGG ATAAAAAGTGTTTTAGTTCAACTTTATGCTCGTCGAGGGGATGCAGTTCTTGATCTTGCTTGTGGGAAG GGTGGAGATCTTATTAAATGGGATAAAGCAAAAATTGGATATTACGTTGGCATTGATATAGCTGAAGGCTCG ATAGAAGATTGCCGCACACGTTATAATGGTGATGCTGATCATCATCAGCGGCGTAAAAAGTTCTCGTTTCCTGCTCGCCTCATATGTGGGGATTGTTATGAg GTTCGCTTGGACAAAGTACTGGCAGATGATGCTCCTTTTGATATCTGCAGTTGTCAG TTTGCTTTGCATTATTCATGGTCTACTGAAGCACGTGCTAGGAGAGCCTTGGCCAATGTATCAGCCTTGCTCCGCCCAGGAGGCACCTTCATTGGAACAATGCCGGATGCCAATGTGATCGTCAAAAAACTTAGAGaag CTAAAGGACCGGTCTTTGGTAATAGTGTTTATTGGATACGCTTTGATGAAGAGTACTCTGAAAAG aaatttaaatattctgcCCCTTATGGTATCAAATACAAGTTCCACTTGGAG GATGCTGTTGACTGCCCCGAATGGATCGTCCCTTTCAACATCTTCAAATCGTTGGCGGAAGAG TATGATTTGGAGCTGGTTTTTGTGAAGAATGCACATGAATTTGTCCATGAGTATATGAAAAAACCAGAATTCATTGATTTAATGCGAAGGCTGGGTGCTCTGGGTGATGGTAACCAAGACCAAA ATCTAGGCACACTATCGCCAGATGAATGGGAAGTGGCTTACTTATACTTGGCATTTGTATTGAAGAAG CGTGGCCAACCAGATCGGACACAAACAAACAGTAAACGGGACAAAGGAAAGATGCATATATCAAAGGAGGACATCATGTACATTAACAATGTGTAA